From Salvelinus fontinalis isolate EN_2023a chromosome 37, ASM2944872v1, whole genome shotgun sequence, the proteins below share one genomic window:
- the LOC129836073 gene encoding protein O-GlcNAcase-like isoform X3, with amino-acid sequence MCPADKEVFSSFAHAQVSITNEIFQYLGEPETFLFCPTEYCGTFCYPNVAQSPYLHTVGEKLLPGIEVLWTGPKVVSKDITVESIEEVSKILKRAPVIWDNIHANDYDQKRLFLGPYKGRSTELIPRLKGVLTNPNCEFESNFVAIHTLATWYKSNMNGVRKDVAMTDGEDSTVSIQIRLENEGSDEELETDMLYSPQLALKLALTEWLGEFLVPHQYNSRQVPHSGAKSSAINVSSLGASSLCAGTTVFQQPIMAPTGAPDPNNHPMAKSLQQQEVGEVDVEKKESDEEPMEMVVEKPYETDPEPDPVAEAETETKNSLVLFDKMAEELKPMDTDREVLVPESKSPEEDIDMAPMQTDEQLKQDVFVLGPNEKVLYTAESLSLEDLTLLAELFYLPYEYGPKALHMLKEFNWLRANCSTVGVDCKDKEPEKVVEWQSRAERFEEMCCSVIQMFTRLSNSANRTILYDLYPYIWDIKSIMSMVKSFVQWLGCRSQATAQFLSGDQEPWAFRGGLAGEFQRFLPIDGANDLFFQPPPALPTSKIYSIRPCYPKDEHAVYKICREMYSEGVEELPFGGEEPDLIGDRLVGGFLNLSPDYGFVLEDEEGICGYALGTVDVKPFVKKCKMSWIPSMQEKYNKPDCQKDLSDAEKMMLSFHEEEEGLPESFLSNFPSLIKMDIHAKVIDPSVAKSMMGCLLSCLKANGSIGAFCEVRQADKRMIDFYSKLGCFEVAKMEGFPKNIIIMGRSL; translated from the exons ATGTGCCCCGCCGACAAGGAAGTGTTCAGCTCCTTCGCCCATGCCCAGGTGTCCATCACCAACGAGATCTTTCAGTACCTGGGAGAACCTGAGACCTTTCTCTTCTGCCCCACAg AGTACTGTGGAACATTCTGCTACCCCAATGTTGCCCAGTCCCCCTACCTGCACACAGTAGGAGAGAAGCTGCTGCCTGGTATTGAAGTGCTGTGGACAG GTCCTAAGGTGGTATCGAAAGACATCACAGTGGAATCAATAGAGGAGGTCTCTAAGATCCTGAAGAGAGCTCCGGTAATCTGGGACAACATCCATGCCAACGACTACGACCAGAAGCGTCTGTTCCTGGGGCCGTACAAGGGGCGCTCCACGGAGCTCATCCCCCGCCTCAAGGGGGTTCTCACCAACCCCAACTGTGAGTTCGAGTCCAACTTCGTAGCCATCCACACCCTGGCCACCTGGTACAAGTCCAACATGAACGGAGTGCGCAAGGATGTCGCCATGA cgGATGGAGAGGACAGTACTGTGTCTATCCAGATCAGGCTGGAAAATGAGGGCAGTGATGAGGAGTTGGAGACAGACATGTTGTACAGCCCTCAGCTGGCCCTGAAACTGGCCCTCACAGAGTGGCTGGGGGAGTTTTTAGTGCCTCACCAGTACAACA GTCGCCAGGTACCCCATAGCGGAGCTAAGAGTTCAGCTATTAACGTGTCATCACTAGGCGCCTCCTCCCTCTGCGCTGGTACTACAGTGTTCCAGCAGCCCATCATGGCCCCCACAGGTGCCCCCGACCCCAACAATCACCCCATGGCCAAGAGTCTGCAACAACAAGAGGTGGGGGAG GTGGATGTTGAGAAGAAGGAGTCTGACGAAGAGCCCATGGAGATGGTTGTGGAGAAACCGTATGAGACGGACCCAGAGCCAGACCCTGTAGCCGAGGCTGAAACTGAGACCAAGAACAGCCTGGTCCTTTTTGACAAGATGGCGGAGGAGCTGAAGCCCATGGACACAGACAGGGAGGTCCTAGTTCCCGAGTCCAAGTCTCCAGAGGAGGACATTGACATGGCCCCCATGCAGACAGACGAACAGCTCAAACAG gatgtttttgtgcttggTCCCAATGAGAAGGTATTGTACACTGCAGAGTCTCTTTCTTtggaggacctgaccctgctggCTGAGCTCTTCTACCTGCCCTATGAGTACGGACCCAAGGCCCTGCACATGCTCAAGGAGTTCAATTGGCTACGGGCTAACTGCAGCACCGTCGGTGTCGACTGCAAGGACAAGGAGCCAGAGAAG GTAGTGGAGTGGCAGTCCCGGGCGGAGAGGTTTGAGGAGATGTGTTGCTCGGTCATCCAGATGTTCACCAGGCTGTCGAACTCAGCCAACCGCACCATCCTCTATGACCTCTACCCCTACATCTGGGACATCAAGAGCATCATGTCCATGGTCAAGTCCTTTGTCCAGTGGCTAG GGTGCCGTAGTCAGGCCACTGCACAGTTCCTTAGTGGAGACCAAGAGCCTTGGGCCTTTAGGGGCGGTCTAGCAGGAGAGTTCCAG AGATTTTTGCCGATCGACGGGGCAAACGATCTTTTCTTCCAGCCTCCCCCCGCACTGCCAACATCCAAAATCTATTCCATCAGGCCCTGCTATCCTAAAGATGAG catGCAGTGTATAAAATCTGCAGAGAGATGTACTCTGAAGGAGTGGAGGAACTGCCCTTCGGTGGAGAGGAGCCAGACCTCATAGGAGACAG GTTAGTAGGAGGGTTCCTGAACCTGAGTCCAGACTATGGGTTTGTcctggaggatgaggaggggatcTGTGGTTACGCGCTGGGCACCGTGGACGTCAAGCCCTTCGTCAAGAAGTGTAAGATGAGCTGGATCCCCTCCATGCAGGAGAAATACAACAAGCCTGACTGCCAGAAGGACCTCTCTGATGCTGAG AAGATGATGTTGAGTTTccacgaggaggaggagggcctCCCAGAGTCGTTCCTCTCCAACTTCCCTTCCCTCATTAAGATGGACATCCATGCCAAGGTCATCGATCCCAGCGTGGCCAAGAGCATGATGGGATGCCTGCTTTCCTGCCTCAAGGCCAACG gttccATCGGTGCGTTCTGTGAGGTGCGTCAGGCGGACAAGAGGATGATAGACTTCTACAGTAAGCTGGGCTGCTTCGAGGTCGCCAAGATGGAGGGCTTCCCCAAAAACATCATCATCATGGGCCGCAGCCTCTGA